Proteins from a single region of Dyadobacter fanqingshengii:
- a CDS encoding glycoside hydrolase family 18 protein has translation MKFFKNLLLLAFGLTMFYPQVSLAQKKKKYIVNAYVGGFRGLVKTEEIDAEKLTHINYAFVNVQDSLAVLTNLATDSTNFRKLNEMKASKNPDLKILISIGGWAWSENFSDAVLTETSRRQFAKSSVDIIRQFNLDGVDIDWEYPAMRGEEGNIFRPEDKQNFTLMFKAIREELDVLEKEKNRDYQLTTAVGGSKSFVDNTEMGLAQPYLDYVFIMTYDYGGKNGTVGHHTNLYDYGDIPDGSSADRSVKNFMAAGVPASKIVLGAAFYGKGWEAETAKNNGLGEKRIKAVQGGGYTKLKDTLINQNGYKKFYDKKAKAPYLFNDSTKVLITYEDEKSIKGKCKYIKKNNLAGIFFWEYFSDPKEYLITEISKDLD, from the coding sequence ATGAAATTCTTCAAGAACCTTCTGCTGCTGGCATTCGGGCTGACAATGTTTTATCCTCAGGTGTCATTGGCCCAAAAGAAGAAAAAATATATCGTTAATGCCTATGTAGGTGGTTTTCGAGGATTGGTAAAAACCGAGGAAATTGATGCCGAAAAGTTAACGCACATCAATTATGCGTTCGTGAATGTACAGGACAGCCTTGCCGTGTTGACCAATCTGGCGACGGATTCGACAAATTTCCGCAAGCTCAACGAGATGAAGGCATCAAAAAACCCCGACCTCAAAATCCTGATTTCCATTGGCGGCTGGGCTTGGAGTGAAAATTTCTCGGACGCAGTTTTGACCGAGACTTCCCGCAGGCAATTTGCAAAATCAAGCGTTGACATTATCCGCCAGTTCAATCTGGACGGCGTCGACATTGACTGGGAGTATCCGGCCATGCGGGGTGAAGAAGGCAACATTTTCCGGCCGGAAGACAAGCAGAATTTCACATTAATGTTCAAAGCGATCCGCGAGGAACTGGATGTTCTGGAGAAAGAGAAAAACCGTGATTACCAGCTCACAACAGCAGTAGGCGGCTCAAAATCCTTTGTGGATAACACCGAAATGGGCCTGGCGCAGCCGTATCTAGACTACGTTTTTATCATGACTTACGACTACGGCGGCAAAAACGGGACCGTAGGGCACCACACCAATTTGTACGATTATGGCGACATTCCGGATGGCTCTTCGGCGGATCGTTCCGTAAAAAACTTCATGGCGGCGGGCGTTCCGGCAAGCAAAATCGTGCTCGGTGCCGCATTCTATGGAAAAGGCTGGGAAGCCGAAACTGCGAAAAACAATGGTCTCGGCGAGAAACGCATCAAAGCGGTCCAGGGAGGCGGTTATACCAAGCTGAAAGACACATTGATCAACCAGAATGGTTACAAAAAGTTTTATGACAAAAAAGCGAAAGCGCCTTATTTGTTCAACGATTCCACCAAAGTCCTGATCACTTATGAGGACGAGAAATCCATTAAGGGGAAATGTAAGTATATCAAAAAGAACAACTTAGCTGGCATTTTCTTTTGGGAATATTTCAGCGATCCAAAAGAATATCTCATCACCGAGATCAGCAAAGATCTGGATTAA
- a CDS encoding RpiB/LacA/LacB family sugar-phosphate isomerase — MEIGLAADHGGYELKEFLKTYLVGKGHHITDFGAYLLDSKDDYPDFVIPLAHAVVNKEVERGIAVCGSGVGASVAANKIAGVRAALINDHFSAHQGVEDDDLNLLCLGGRVTGNMAAQELAESFLNARFTGEERHMRRLGKVKALEK; from the coding sequence ATGGAAATCGGACTTGCTGCTGACCACGGCGGATACGAACTGAAAGAGTTCTTAAAGACATATTTAGTAGGAAAAGGCCATCATATAACGGATTTCGGGGCATATTTGCTGGATTCCAAAGATGATTATCCCGACTTCGTGATCCCGTTAGCCCATGCAGTGGTAAACAAAGAAGTGGAACGTGGCATTGCCGTTTGCGGCAGCGGCGTAGGCGCTTCGGTAGCAGCCAATAAGATCGCCGGCGTCCGTGCGGCGTTGATTAATGACCACTTCTCTGCACATCAGGGAGTGGAAGATGACGATCTCAATTTGCTGTGCCTGGGCGGCAGAGTAACCGGAAATATGGCTGCGCAGGAATTGGCAGAATCCTTTCTGAATGCGCGTTTTACGGGCGAGGAAAGGCATATGCGCAGGTTGGGGAAAGTAAAAGCGTTGGAAAAATGA
- a CDS encoding DEAD/DEAH box helicase produces MKKNAPADAENQPAHNFVFQDFNLADLTTTHILQNSAELPATDRRGFFDIQPQEIDVDYATFKIPATLTDHYKVVARQNGHSLSIYCECTKPKKRLCEHQIQILYNFNNRKDLRAFFDQKLRFEKIKVVARDYGLENEADLDAYFQLIYANKELEIKPKMKELIPISATSVSFLENQWINKPVIDIPGAKVQAENTKTIVVIGQHKYYDHFYLEMYEAAITREGKLKNPLTLLNPLDAVWKTQDADIIKFYTAVASFQNNFRKKQLETDLAGLKSIVKNPDGLDFFYHNPLISENVSAASLVLVKLEKSPVDMHLTIDKKDPFFQISGQLSLNGVSLDLEKIKMRYDYFVLYLDSLHLIDNEDILKTVEFFSQHNQKIIIHHSKFEEFRQNLLAKLESKIRITYSYLKPATPAQREEQGFDLENEKIIYLEDFGNYVMITPVMKYGAVEVPVFSQKQIYAVDSHGNPFTVQRNESEELRFAGAIIRQHPDFEDQLGREFFYLYKERFLSESWFLNTFEEWRDQKIVVLGFDKLTKMRLNPNRAQVSVNVISGINWFNTTAGVKFGNQKVTLKNLHKAVKNRSKYVQLDDGTQGILPDEWIEKFAKFFEAGEVVGETIQTSKMNFASVSEMYDAEALSMEVKEQIAFYKSRFADFESIEPVEVPANLNASLREYQKQGLNWLNFLDEFGFGGCLADDMGLGKTLQVIAFILTQREKQVQNTNLIIVPTSLIFNWLAEIEKFAPSLKVLTIYGADRVKTISNFDRYEVILTSYGTLLSDVNFLKKYPFNYIVLDESQAIKNPESQRYKAARLLQSRNKLVLTGTPIENNTFDIYGQLSFACPGLLGSKTQFRNHFSMPIDRFKDNDRARELQKRIDPFILRRTKKQVATELPDKTEMVIYCEMGEEQRKVYNAYELEFYTFLNTRNEGDIARESLHVLQGLTKLRQICNSPALLNDHLYYGNASSKIETLVEQIESKSPQHKILVFSQFVSMLDLIRNELVTRAIKFEYLTGHTKDRAARVESFQNNPEIRVFLISLKAGGTGLNLTEADYVYLVDPWWNPAVENQAIDRSYRIGQKKNVIAVRLICPGTIEEKIMELQESKKGLAEDLVKTDASVLKTLTKNDLLSLVS; encoded by the coding sequence ATGAAAAAGAATGCCCCTGCCGACGCAGAAAACCAGCCAGCCCACAACTTTGTTTTTCAGGATTTCAATCTGGCCGATTTAACCACCACACACATCCTGCAAAACAGCGCCGAGCTTCCTGCCACGGACCGGAGAGGCTTCTTCGACATTCAGCCTCAGGAGATTGATGTTGATTATGCGACGTTCAAAATTCCGGCGACCTTAACCGATCATTACAAGGTTGTGGCGCGCCAAAACGGCCATTCGCTTTCGATATATTGTGAATGTACCAAACCCAAGAAAAGGCTTTGCGAGCACCAGATTCAGATTTTATATAATTTCAATAACCGAAAAGACCTCCGGGCATTCTTCGATCAAAAACTGAGATTTGAAAAAATAAAGGTTGTTGCAAGAGATTATGGTTTAGAAAATGAGGCAGATCTTGATGCTTATTTCCAGCTGATTTATGCCAATAAGGAGCTGGAAATCAAGCCGAAGATGAAAGAGCTGATCCCTATCAGCGCGACTTCTGTCTCCTTTTTGGAAAATCAATGGATCAACAAGCCGGTTATTGATATTCCGGGGGCGAAAGTGCAGGCAGAAAATACCAAAACCATCGTCGTGATCGGTCAGCACAAATACTATGACCATTTTTACCTCGAAATGTACGAGGCGGCAATCACCCGCGAAGGAAAGCTCAAAAACCCGCTGACATTACTGAACCCGCTGGACGCCGTCTGGAAAACGCAGGATGCGGACATCATCAAGTTTTACACAGCCGTTGCCTCTTTCCAAAATAATTTTCGCAAAAAACAGCTCGAAACGGATCTGGCCGGCTTAAAGAGCATTGTCAAAAATCCGGACGGACTGGATTTTTTCTACCATAATCCCTTGATCTCGGAGAATGTCAGTGCAGCTTCATTGGTTCTGGTAAAGCTTGAAAAATCGCCGGTGGACATGCATTTGACCATTGACAAGAAAGATCCGTTTTTCCAGATTTCCGGCCAGTTGAGCCTGAATGGTGTTTCGCTGGACCTGGAAAAGATCAAAATGCGCTACGACTATTTTGTCCTCTATCTCGATTCCCTGCACTTGATCGACAACGAGGACATCCTGAAAACGGTTGAATTTTTCAGTCAGCACAATCAGAAAATCATCATTCATCACTCAAAATTTGAGGAATTCAGGCAAAATTTGCTGGCAAAACTGGAATCCAAGATCCGCATAACTTACTCGTATCTGAAACCGGCAACGCCCGCGCAGCGAGAAGAGCAGGGTTTTGATCTGGAAAATGAGAAGATCATTTATCTGGAGGATTTTGGCAATTATGTGATGATCACGCCCGTCATGAAATATGGCGCCGTGGAAGTTCCTGTGTTTTCGCAGAAGCAAATTTACGCTGTGGATAGCCATGGAAATCCGTTTACCGTGCAAAGAAACGAAAGTGAAGAATTGCGTTTCGCAGGCGCAATTATTCGTCAACACCCTGATTTTGAGGATCAACTTGGCCGGGAGTTTTTTTATTTATACAAAGAACGCTTCCTCAGCGAATCCTGGTTTCTCAACACATTCGAAGAGTGGCGGGACCAGAAAATCGTTGTGCTGGGTTTTGATAAACTTACCAAAATGCGGTTGAATCCTAACCGGGCCCAAGTATCGGTGAATGTCATTAGCGGGATCAACTGGTTTAATACAACTGCCGGCGTAAAGTTTGGGAATCAGAAAGTTACATTAAAAAATTTGCATAAGGCTGTGAAAAACCGGAGCAAATATGTCCAGCTCGATGATGGAACACAGGGCATTCTGCCGGACGAATGGATCGAGAAATTTGCCAAGTTCTTTGAAGCCGGGGAAGTGGTTGGCGAAACGATCCAAACATCCAAAATGAATTTTGCTTCGGTGAGTGAAATGTATGATGCAGAGGCGCTTAGCATGGAAGTGAAAGAGCAGATTGCATTTTATAAGTCCCGTTTCGCAGACTTTGAATCCATAGAACCGGTTGAAGTGCCGGCTAACCTGAATGCATCTTTGCGGGAATATCAAAAACAAGGGTTGAACTGGCTGAATTTCCTGGATGAGTTTGGTTTTGGAGGCTGTCTTGCGGATGATATGGGATTGGGTAAAACGCTGCAAGTGATTGCATTTATTCTGACCCAAAGGGAAAAACAGGTTCAAAACACCAACCTGATCATTGTCCCTACTTCGCTGATTTTCAACTGGCTGGCTGAGATCGAAAAGTTTGCCCCTTCCTTAAAAGTGCTGACAATTTACGGCGCTGACCGCGTGAAAACGATCTCGAATTTCGATCGTTATGAGGTGATATTAACTTCTTACGGAACATTGCTCTCGGATGTGAATTTTTTGAAAAAATACCCGTTCAACTACATTGTCCTTGACGAATCGCAGGCCATTAAAAACCCTGAATCCCAACGATATAAGGCTGCAAGATTGCTGCAATCCAGAAACAAACTCGTGCTCACCGGGACGCCGATCGAAAATAATACATTTGACATCTACGGCCAGCTTTCCTTCGCGTGTCCGGGGTTACTGGGCAGTAAAACACAGTTCCGAAACCATTTTTCCATGCCTATTGACCGTTTTAAGGACAATGACAGAGCACGGGAATTGCAAAAAAGGATTGATCCGTTTATTCTCAGGAGAACCAAAAAGCAAGTGGCGACCGAACTTCCTGACAAAACGGAAATGGTGATCTATTGCGAAATGGGCGAAGAGCAACGAAAAGTATACAATGCTTATGAGCTGGAATTTTACACTTTTTTGAACACCCGAAACGAAGGCGACATTGCCCGGGAAAGCCTCCACGTGCTGCAAGGCCTTACCAAGCTGCGCCAGATCTGCAACTCCCCTGCGCTGCTGAACGACCACCTTTATTACGGCAATGCGTCGTCCAAGATCGAGACGCTTGTGGAACAGATCGAGAGTAAGTCGCCGCAGCATAAGATCCTGGTGTTCTCACAGTTTGTTAGCATGCTGGATCTGATTAGAAATGAGCTGGTTACACGTGCAATCAAATTTGAATATCTGACCGGCCATACGAAAGACCGCGCTGCACGGGTTGAGAGCTTTCAGAATAATCCCGAAATCCGTGTGTTCCTGATCAGCTTGAAAGCGGGCGGAACAGGGCTTAACCTAACCGAAGCGGACTATGTTTATCTTGTTGATCCATGGTGGAATCCAGCCGTTGAAAATCAGGCGATTGACCGGAGTTACCGGATCGGGCAAAAGAAAAATGTGATCGCCGTCCGCCTGATTTGTCCCGGGACCATTGAAGAAAAAATAATGGAATTGCAGGAATCCAAAAAAGGCCTGGCCGAAGATCTGGTGAAAACAGATGCTTCGGTTTTGAAAACCTTAACGAAGAATGATTTGCTGAGTCTGGTGAGTTAA
- a CDS encoding DUF481 domain-containing protein has product MNFSRLTASFLFICSTLAHAQQPSSNSPQAVPLDSVLAVKPDSAVKPPPPLFDTIRYRFIGDGNFARGNVNRSLVVFRAELTFSGPAINVATNPRFTYGKQSGILAERDSYIDLFVDVFKKRKTYAFGLGVLETSNLRRIDLRQMAGAGVGYRLIRTKSNEMSLTNAILYESTNFQEISTVTTIRNSFRVKGKHSLLQDKFRINHLTFLQPALNDFSNLRWNTILSFELPLNKWVTLRTSFENSYESVVEATRKRNDTRITFGVSVGNK; this is encoded by the coding sequence TTGAATTTTTCTAGGCTTACCGCTTCCTTTTTGTTCATTTGTTCCACGCTGGCACACGCGCAGCAGCCTTCATCCAACTCGCCCCAGGCGGTTCCCCTCGATTCCGTATTGGCTGTTAAACCGGACAGCGCCGTCAAGCCGCCACCACCGCTGTTCGACACGATTCGTTACCGTTTTATCGGCGATGGGAATTTTGCGCGTGGGAATGTTAACCGCAGTCTCGTCGTGTTCAGGGCAGAGTTGACATTCAGTGGCCCTGCCATTAATGTGGCCACCAATCCGCGCTTTACTTACGGTAAGCAAAGCGGCATACTGGCTGAAAGGGATAGTTATATTGACCTTTTCGTTGACGTATTTAAAAAGCGAAAAACTTACGCTTTTGGGCTGGGCGTGCTGGAAACCAGCAATTTGCGGCGTATTGATTTGCGGCAAATGGCTGGTGCAGGTGTAGGTTACCGGCTTATACGAACCAAATCCAACGAGATGAGCCTTACAAATGCCATTCTTTACGAGTCAACCAATTTTCAGGAAATTTCAACAGTGACAACCATCCGGAATTCGTTTCGTGTGAAAGGCAAGCATTCTTTGTTACAGGACAAGTTCCGTATCAATCACCTTACATTCCTTCAACCGGCTTTGAATGATTTTTCAAACCTGCGCTGGAACACCATTCTTTCCTTCGAATTGCCTTTAAATAAATGGGTTACACTGCGAACCAGCTTCGAAAATTCTTATGAAAGTGTTGTAGAAGCCACCAGGAAACGCAATGATACCCGCATCACATTCGGGGTTTCTGTCGGGAATAAATAA